From Roseburia hominis, the proteins below share one genomic window:
- a CDS encoding Gfo/Idh/MocA family oxidoreductase, translating to MLNWGIVGAGGIASAVIGSIKKLEHSRIIAIASRSNSEQFAREHGIERWYDDYEKMMKDPDVQVVYVATIHPLHYENVMLAIAYGKHVVCEKPMGINAEQTRNMIKAAKARGVFLCEAVWTCFFPAYQKLQELISIGEIGSLQAVTVNFGLGIDYAPEERIFKPAPVGGSVTGMSIYPAVILKAVLGLKGIEPKCHIVMREKTDIRYSLTAKCLNGVLVNVLCGVDLKLPLTAEIYGSEGYIKIPRFLCPDRLELNKNGKCELLCFPLPKNDQGYLYEFSAVQESIMRGDLFCKQVSWEDSIAYAEYTDQISGQLRCDEE from the coding sequence ATGTTGAACTGGGGAATTGTTGGTGCAGGCGGAATAGCCAGCGCCGTCATAGGCAGTATAAAAAAACTGGAACATTCGCGGATTATTGCAATCGCATCAAGGTCAAATTCAGAACAGTTTGCCCGGGAACATGGCATCGAACGATGGTATGATGACTACGAAAAAATGATGAAAGATCCAGATGTCCAAGTAGTTTATGTTGCTACAATACATCCTCTGCATTATGAAAATGTTATGTTGGCAATTGCTTATGGTAAGCATGTGGTTTGTGAAAAACCTATGGGAATCAATGCGGAACAGACACGGAATATGATTAAGGCAGCAAAAGCGAGGGGTGTATTTCTGTGCGAAGCTGTATGGACATGCTTTTTTCCTGCATATCAAAAATTGCAGGAATTAATATCGATAGGAGAAATTGGAAGTTTGCAGGCTGTAACGGTAAACTTTGGTCTTGGCATAGACTATGCACCAGAAGAACGTATTTTTAAGCCTGCACCTGTAGGTGGCAGTGTCACGGGAATGAGTATATATCCAGCTGTAATATTAAAAGCTGTGTTGGGATTAAAAGGAATAGAACCAAAATGTCATATTGTTATGAGGGAAAAAACGGATATCAGGTATAGTCTTACGGCTAAGTGTCTTAATGGAGTGTTGGTTAATGTACTCTGTGGTGTTGATCTTAAGTTGCCATTGACTGCTGAAATATATGGATCAGAAGGTTATATAAAAATACCACGTTTTTTGTGTCCGGATCGGCTGGAGCTAAACAAAAACGGAAAATGTGAACTATTGTGTTTTCCGCTGCCGAAAAATGATCAGGGCTATTTGTATGAATTTAGTGCTGTGCAGGAGAGCATTATGAGGGGGGATCTTTTTTGTAAACAGGTTTCATGGGAAGACAGTATTGCATATGCAGAATATACAGATCAAATAAGTGGGCAACTGAGGTGTGACGAAGAATGA
- a CDS encoding phosphoribosylaminoimidazolesuccinocarboxamide synthase: MKPVKEGKVREIYDNGDSLIMVATDRISCFDVILNNNVTKKGTVLTQMSKFWFDMTEDILPNHMISVDVKDMPEFFQQPKFDGNSMMCKKLNMLPIECIVRGYITGSGWASYKENGTVCGIKLPEGLKESDKLPEPIYTPSTKAEIGDHDENISYEQSITHLEKYFPGKGEEYASKLRDATIALYKKCADYALSRGIIIADTKFEFGLDEEGNLVIGDEMLTPDSSRFWPAEGYEPGHGQPSFDKQFARDWLKANPDNDWTLPKEIVDKTIGKYLQAYELLTGEKL; the protein is encoded by the coding sequence ATGAAACCTGTAAAAGAGGGAAAAGTCCGTGAGATCTATGATAACGGCGACAGCCTGATCATGGTTGCAACTGACCGTATCAGTTGTTTTGATGTCATCTTAAACAATAATGTAACGAAAAAAGGAACCGTACTGACCCAGATGTCCAAATTCTGGTTCGATATGACAGAGGATATTCTTCCGAATCATATGATTTCGGTCGATGTAAAAGATATGCCGGAATTCTTCCAGCAGCCGAAGTTCGACGGCAACAGTATGATGTGTAAAAAGCTGAACATGCTGCCGATCGAGTGCATCGTGCGCGGCTACATCACAGGAAGCGGCTGGGCAAGCTACAAGGAAAACGGCACAGTCTGCGGCATCAAGCTGCCGGAAGGACTGAAAGAGTCTGACAAGCTGCCGGAGCCGATCTACACTCCGTCTACCAAGGCAGAGATTGGCGACCACGACGAAAATATTTCCTATGAACAGAGCATCACACACCTGGAGAAATATTTCCCGGGAAAAGGCGAGGAATACGCTTCCAAGCTGCGTGACGCTACTATCGCGCTCTACAAGAAATGTGCAGACTACGCGCTGAGTCGCGGCATCATCATCGCAGATACCAAATTTGAGTTTGGTCTCGACGAAGAAGGCAACCTGGTAATCGGTGACGAGATGCTGACACCGGACAGCTCCCGTTTCTGGCCGGCTGAAGGCTATGAACCGGGACACGGACAGCCCTCCTTCGACAAGCAGTTTGCCCGCGACTGGCTAAAAGCAAATCCGGATAACGACTGGACTCTGCCGAAAGAGATCGTTGATAAAACTATCGGTAAATACCTTCAGGCTTACGAGCTTCTTACAGGAGAAAAACTGTAA
- a CDS encoding CDP-alcohol phosphatidyltransferase family protein — protein MEEKKKAKVFTIPNVLSALRIVLAFAFLAIFFREMENQQIYLNVILLVSAVSDALDGKIARRFDMVTELGKILDPIADKLTQIILLICMVSRYPAILPVLVLFLIKEITVAVSGGFVIWKTGVNGGAKWYGKLSTAVFYVVMLFLIVFPQIPERVAEIMIFVSGGFILFAFNMYMRLFVSLLKKHQS, from the coding sequence ATGGAAGAGAAAAAGAAAGCGAAGGTATTTACAATTCCGAATGTGCTTAGCGCATTGCGGATTGTTTTGGCGTTTGCATTTCTTGCTATATTTTTTAGAGAGATGGAGAATCAGCAGATTTATTTGAATGTGATTCTTCTGGTGTCGGCGGTGTCGGACGCGTTGGACGGAAAGATCGCCCGGCGGTTCGATATGGTGACGGAATTGGGCAAGATTCTGGATCCGATCGCGGACAAGCTGACGCAGATTATCCTGTTGATTTGTATGGTGTCGAGATATCCGGCCATTCTGCCGGTTCTGGTGTTATTTTTGATTAAAGAGATTACTGTGGCTGTGAGCGGTGGATTTGTGATTTGGAAGACCGGAGTAAATGGCGGAGCAAAATGGTATGGTAAATTGAGTACGGCTGTATTTTATGTGGTCATGCTATTTCTCATCGTTTTCCCGCAGATTCCTGAAAGAGTGGCGGAAATTATGATATTTGTAAGCGGCGGATTTATTTTATTTGCGTTTAATATGTATATGCGGTTGTTCGTAAGCCTTCTGAAAAAGCACCAGAGTTGA
- a CDS encoding RtcB family protein: MDLIEIKGKVNTAICYAKVVEDEAIEQIRRMCDYPMTEGARVRIMPDVHSGKGCTIGTTMTITDKAVPNVVGVDIGCGMYTVNLGKTDIDFEKVDESAHDIPSGKNVWEGRQERFDLTRLACYRELKDTKRLERSLGTLGGGNHFIEIDEAADGTKYLIIHSGSRNLGKQVAELYQKLAVNLDRGYGEYLEKRDEIIRTYKEQGRRSEIQEALKQLHFQVYEAEASMPEDLCYLSGKYLEDYLHDVEICQAFARRNREKMAEMILERTGMTGGEAFHTIHNYIDTDEMILRKGAIAAHSGEKVLIPINMRDGSVLAVGKGNPEWNYSAPHGAGRLMSRTKAKENLSMEEYRETMKGVYTTSINENTLDEAPMAYKSLEDIIDVIRESVDVIDVMKPVYNFKASD, translated from the coding sequence ATGGATTTAATTGAGATAAAAGGAAAAGTAAATACAGCCATCTGCTACGCAAAAGTGGTAGAGGACGAGGCGATAGAGCAGATCAGACGCATGTGTGATTATCCTATGACAGAAGGCGCCAGGGTTCGTATCATGCCGGATGTGCATTCTGGAAAAGGCTGCACTATTGGAACTACAATGACAATTACGGACAAGGCCGTTCCCAATGTGGTCGGAGTTGATATCGGCTGCGGTATGTACACGGTAAATCTTGGTAAGACGGATATTGATTTTGAAAAGGTCGACGAATCTGCACATGATATTCCGTCAGGAAAGAATGTTTGGGAAGGACGCCAGGAGCGTTTTGATCTGACCAGGCTTGCATGTTACAGGGAGTTGAAAGATACCAAAAGATTAGAGAGGTCGCTTGGAACGCTGGGTGGCGGCAATCATTTTATAGAGATTGATGAGGCTGCAGATGGCACGAAGTATTTGATTATTCACTCTGGTTCAAGAAATCTTGGTAAGCAGGTTGCGGAGCTTTACCAGAAGCTGGCAGTCAATCTGGACAGAGGCTATGGGGAATATCTGGAAAAACGTGATGAGATTATCAGAACCTACAAGGAGCAGGGGCGCAGGAGCGAGATACAAGAGGCGTTAAAACAGCTTCACTTCCAGGTATATGAGGCTGAGGCAAGTATGCCGGAGGATCTTTGCTATTTATCCGGCAAATATCTTGAGGATTACCTTCATGATGTTGAGATTTGTCAGGCATTTGCAAGACGAAACAGAGAGAAAATGGCGGAGATGATTCTGGAGAGAACCGGTATGACTGGGGGCGAGGCGTTTCACACCATCCACAATTACATTGATACAGATGAGATGATTTTACGGAAAGGCGCAATAGCTGCCCACAGTGGAGAGAAAGTGCTGATTCCCATAAATATGAGGGATGGAAGCGTTCTCGCAGTTGGAAAGGGGAATCCGGAATGGAATTATTCTGCACCTCACGGGGCCGGAAGGCTCATGTCCAGAACAAAGGCGAAAGAAAACCTCAGCATGGAGGAATACCGAGAAACTATGAAGGGAGTGTATACCACTTCTATTAATGAAAATACATTGGATGAGGCGCCGATGGCATACAAATCCCTTGAGGACATCATTGATGTGATCAGAGAGTCGGTGGATGTCATTGACGTAATGAAACCTGTTTACAATTTTAAGGCTTCTGATTAA
- a CDS encoding AAA family ATPase has translation MKTCRQAAKEWGIAERTVSNLCAKGKIPGVVKKGKSWQIPDYADRPIDGRITSGKYLKTKEIEKRRSLPIGISDYVRAQSEYYYVDKTLLIKEFLDKKPLVSLFTRPRRFGKTLNMDMLRVFFEISDEDTSVYFRDKAIWECGDEYTKHQGKYPVVFLTFKDVKFDSWGATINKISSLLQAEFSRHQELLESKRTAAYEKEFFSKMLEGRANEVELSSALEILSRMLDEHYGKAPVIIIDEYDTPIQEGYSKDFYEEIVGFMRTFFSGAFKDNKHLAYGFLTGILRIAQESIFSGLNNLTINSVMDDDYSSYFGFTYPEVLRMLQYYKVINKETELKDWYDGYLFGNTEIFNPWSVINYISKGCVPQAYWGNTGKNEILEDVLTVATEDITERLYSLLQGEKVFAKVDQNVVYRFLSEEPANIYSLLLVSGYLKAPKKELQGDGTYLCEVSIPNKEIAAVYKSEILSHLVQIGAVTRTTANKIAESLYANDLKRLQQAITEYLDKSVSFYDSGAEGFYHGLILGLVALMDNHYKIKSNRESGDGRYDISLIPRGRTLPGIIMELKSENGLDDEKLEILSEEALHQIIDKRYEAELFNDGVEEVLKLGIAFSGKKVKIKAE, from the coding sequence ATGAAGACCTGCAGACAAGCCGCAAAGGAATGGGGAATTGCTGAACGCACAGTGAGTAATCTTTGCGCAAAGGGTAAAATACCTGGTGTTGTGAAAAAAGGGAAAAGCTGGCAGATACCGGATTATGCTGATAGACCGATAGACGGACGTATCACATCCGGGAAATATTTAAAAACGAAAGAAATAGAGAAGCGGAGATCCCTTCCCATCGGGATTTCTGATTATGTACGGGCACAGTCTGAATATTATTATGTGGATAAGACCTTGCTGATCAAGGAATTTCTGGATAAAAAGCCACTGGTTTCTTTATTTACGAGACCGAGAAGATTTGGAAAGACATTAAATATGGATATGCTCAGAGTTTTTTTTGAAATATCAGACGAAGACACCAGCGTCTATTTTCGAGATAAGGCTATCTGGGAATGCGGCGATGAGTATACGAAACATCAGGGGAAATACCCGGTTGTATTTTTGACATTTAAAGATGTTAAGTTCGATTCATGGGGGGCGACCATAAACAAAATCAGCAGTCTACTTCAGGCTGAATTTAGCAGGCATCAGGAATTGCTTGAGAGTAAAAGAACAGCTGCTTATGAGAAGGAATTTTTCTCAAAAATGCTGGAAGGCAGGGCAAATGAAGTAGAATTGTCTTCGGCTTTGGAAATTCTATCCAGAATGCTTGACGAACATTATGGTAAAGCTCCGGTTATAATTATTGATGAATACGACACGCCGATTCAGGAGGGATATTCTAAGGATTTTTATGAAGAGATTGTTGGATTCATGCGAACCTTTTTTTCTGGGGCATTCAAGGATAATAAACACCTTGCTTATGGCTTTTTGACGGGGATTTTGCGTATTGCGCAGGAAAGTATTTTCAGCGGACTTAACAATCTGACAATTAATTCGGTGATGGATGATGATTACAGTAGTTATTTTGGCTTTACTTATCCCGAAGTTCTGCGAATGCTGCAATATTACAAGGTGATCAATAAGGAAACGGAGCTGAAAGACTGGTATGATGGATATCTTTTTGGAAATACTGAAATCTTTAATCCGTGGTCAGTGATTAATTATATTTCCAAGGGCTGTGTACCACAGGCATATTGGGGGAATACGGGGAAAAATGAAATTTTGGAAGATGTCCTTACGGTTGCTACAGAAGATATAACAGAAAGACTGTATTCGCTTTTGCAGGGTGAAAAAGTATTTGCAAAAGTTGATCAGAATGTTGTCTACAGATTTTTAAGCGAGGAGCCTGCAAATATATACAGCTTGCTTTTGGTTTCCGGATATCTGAAAGCTCCAAAGAAAGAACTTCAGGGAGACGGAACTTATCTGTGCGAAGTGTCTATCCCGAACAAAGAGATCGCAGCAGTCTATAAAAGCGAAATACTGTCTCATTTAGTGCAGATAGGAGCAGTCACTCGCACAACAGCAAATAAAATTGCAGAAAGTTTATATGCAAATGATTTGAAGAGACTGCAGCAGGCCATTACAGAATATCTGGATAAGTCTGTCAGTTTTTATGATTCCGGGGCAGAAGGCTTTTATCATGGACTAATTCTGGGTCTGGTAGCTTTAATGGATAATCATTATAAAATTAAATCGAACAGGGAGTCTGGTGACGGGCGTTATGATATCAGTCTGATTCCGCGCGGTAGAACACTTCCCGGCATTATAATGGAGTTAAAGTCCGAAAACGGTCTGGATGACGAAAAACTGGAAATATTATCAGAAGAAGCATTGCATCAGATCATAGATAAAAGATATGAAGCAGAACTCTTCAATGACGGTGTAGAGGAGGTGCTGAAACTCGGAATAGCCTTTTCAGGAAAGAAAGTTAAAATAAAGGCAGAATGA
- a CDS encoding DUF4886 domain-containing protein — MRILMLGNSFIYYNDLPAVLAELTGAEVSSHTRGGARLAEQINPETEMGVKTLRALAEEQWDYVVLQEMSNAPATTKDKFLQSAKVLCEKIRENGATPVFYATWAYKKGSDKMNSMEFSYDEMYQLMYDAYHEAAEQNAALIADVGKAFYEKAEEIELYNEDGFHPSVNGTRLAAEVIARTIMGAEQ; from the coding sequence ATGCGTATATTAATGCTTGGAAACAGTTTTATTTATTACAATGATCTTCCGGCGGTTTTGGCCGAACTTACTGGCGCGGAAGTATCTTCGCATACCCGCGGTGGTGCCAGACTTGCCGAGCAGATCAATCCAGAGACAGAAATGGGGGTAAAGACTCTAAGGGCACTTGCAGAAGAACAGTGGGATTATGTGGTTCTGCAGGAGATGAGCAACGCCCCGGCAACTACGAAGGATAAATTCCTGCAGTCTGCGAAAGTACTTTGTGAAAAAATAAGAGAAAACGGCGCCACGCCGGTATTCTATGCTACGTGGGCATACAAGAAGGGCAGCGACAAGATGAATTCCATGGAGTTCTCCTACGATGAGATGTATCAGCTTATGTATGATGCCTATCATGAAGCAGCAGAGCAAAATGCTGCACTTATTGCTGATGTTGGCAAGGCATTTTATGAAAAAGCAGAGGAAATAGAGCTGTATAATGAGGATGGATTTCACCCGAGTGTAAATGGAACCCGATTGGCGGCGGAAGTAATCGCAAGGACAATTATGGGGGCAGAACAATAG
- a CDS encoding zinc ribbon domain-containing protein has product MFLMIGVTQGRKNFNYDQMIICNRCGSYGRYQVYMTYMCLSLFFIPCFKWNKQYYVQSSCCNTVYALDPEIGRRIARGENVEILPEHLTWLHAGRQSVFKRCSNCGFETREDFEFCPKCGRRF; this is encoded by the coding sequence ATGTTTTTGATGATAGGAGTTACCCAGGGAAGAAAAAATTTCAACTATGACCAGATGATAATCTGCAATCGTTGTGGTTCCTATGGAAGATATCAGGTTTATATGACCTACATGTGTTTGTCACTATTCTTTATTCCCTGTTTTAAATGGAATAAGCAGTATTATGTACAGAGTTCTTGTTGTAATACTGTTTATGCATTGGATCCGGAAATTGGCAGGCGGATTGCCAGAGGAGAAAATGTTGAGATATTGCCGGAACACCTGACCTGGCTGCATGCGGGGCGCCAGAGCGTGTTCAAAAGGTGCAGCAACTGTGGTTTTGAGACAAGGGAGGATTTTGAATTCTGCCCGAAATGTGGAAGGAGATTTTAG
- a CDS encoding metallophosphoesterase: protein MALYALGDFHLSFSVDKPMDVFGREWKSHEKKIEKNCHKMIAPKDTLVITGDHSWGRNLVECEKDLAFIEALPGRKILLRGNHDMFWDAKKTARLNEQFKGRLEFLQNNFYVYEDYALVGTKGYCYEGKDSIEHFLKIRDREVDRLKMSFDAAKEAGYRKFICFLHYPPTTIGEQESPFTLMAEEYGASKVIYSHCHGKARFDDSFKGYVNGIEYKLVSGDYLKFKPELILK from the coding sequence ATGGCACTATATGCATTAGGTGATTTCCACCTGTCGTTTTCCGTGGACAAGCCCATGGATGTATTTGGTAGAGAGTGGAAAAGCCATGAAAAGAAAATAGAAAAAAATTGCCACAAGATGATTGCGCCAAAGGATACGCTGGTAATTACAGGCGATCATTCATGGGGCAGAAATCTTGTTGAGTGTGAAAAGGATTTAGCATTTATTGAGGCGCTTCCCGGAAGGAAAATCCTTCTTCGGGGAAATCATGACATGTTCTGGGATGCGAAGAAAACTGCCAGATTAAATGAACAGTTTAAAGGACGTCTGGAGTTTCTGCAGAACAATTTTTATGTATACGAAGATTATGCGCTGGTGGGAACTAAGGGGTATTGCTACGAGGGAAAGGATTCGATCGAGCATTTCCTGAAAATCCGGGATAGAGAAGTAGATCGTTTGAAAATGTCTTTTGATGCTGCGAAAGAGGCCGGCTACAGGAAGTTTATTTGCTTTTTGCATTATCCGCCGACGACGATCGGGGAGCAGGAAAGTCCGTTTACGCTGATGGCAGAGGAGTACGGGGCGTCGAAGGTGATCTATTCCCATTGCCATGGAAAAGCGCGTTTTGATGACAGCTTTAAGGGCTATGTGAATGGAATTGAGTATAAACTGGTTTCAGGAGATTATTTGAAGTTTAAGCCGGAACTGATACTGAAATAG
- a CDS encoding nucleotidyltransferase domain-containing protein, translated as MGRRQRSIFEWSNSPVVYYSTDLWKNLYDQMAHKYFACKPVLYHYYGTANISM; from the coding sequence ATCGGGAGAAGGCAGCGCTCAATATTTGAGTGGAGCAATTCACCGGTCGTTTACTATAGTACTGATTTATGGAAGAATCTGTATGACCAGATGGCTCACAAATATTTTGCATGTAAGCCGGTGCTGTATCATTATTATGGTACTGCAAATATAAGTATGTGA
- a CDS encoding IS110 family transposase: MMDKIYDNCCGIDVHKKLIVACLRKGNRQEVREFGATTRELLMLADWLKDSGCEMTAMESTASYWKPLYNILESSDLKAMVVNARHMKAVPGRKTDVKDAEWIADLLQHGLLRPSYIPDKDQRELRELVRYRKSLVAERTRELNRLQKMLEGANIKLSGTVTDINGKSARSILEYLLTGKSIDGAKYDEMYDKKIIAHNLKATKEQIVDDLNGFMSPLQRRMMKELLNHLDELNIHIKNLDGEIDNFMKPEEKEASAAIQDVTGIGNTSAQAIISVIGTDMERFPTDAHISSWAGLCPGDNESAKKRKSGKTRKGNALLRTTLITCAHAAVKNKKSYFYAQFMRISSHRGPKRAYVAVAHSMLIAIYHILKDSVVFKDLGAEYYNQFNKERKINAYLKKLKALGWEAPVVAT; the protein is encoded by the coding sequence ATGATGGATAAAATTTACGACAATTGTTGTGGTATTGATGTGCACAAAAAACTCATCGTTGCCTGCCTTAGAAAAGGCAACAGGCAGGAAGTTCGTGAGTTTGGTGCAACAACCAGAGAACTTCTCATGCTGGCTGACTGGCTCAAAGACAGCGGCTGTGAAATGACCGCAATGGAGAGCACCGCTTCGTATTGGAAGCCTCTGTATAACATCCTTGAATCTTCTGACCTGAAAGCCATGGTGGTAAATGCCCGCCATATGAAGGCTGTTCCCGGGAGAAAAACGGATGTAAAGGATGCTGAATGGATTGCTGACCTTCTTCAGCATGGTCTGTTACGGCCCAGCTATATCCCAGATAAAGACCAGCGGGAACTGCGGGAGCTTGTCCGCTACCGCAAAAGCCTTGTCGCAGAGCGAACCCGGGAACTGAACCGGCTCCAAAAGATGCTGGAAGGTGCAAATATCAAGCTTTCCGGAACTGTCACCGATATCAATGGTAAAAGCGCACGCAGTATCCTCGAATATCTGCTCACGGGTAAATCCATTGACGGTGCAAAGTACGATGAAATGTATGACAAAAAAATTATTGCGCATAATCTCAAAGCAACAAAGGAGCAGATTGTGGACGACCTCAATGGTTTCATGTCCCCGCTTCAGCGCAGGATGATGAAGGAACTCCTGAACCATCTGGATGAATTGAATATCCATATCAAGAATCTTGATGGTGAGATAGACAATTTTATGAAGCCGGAGGAAAAGGAAGCATCAGCTGCCATTCAGGATGTTACCGGGATTGGAAATACCAGCGCTCAGGCAATCATTTCCGTGATCGGCACAGACATGGAACGTTTTCCCACGGATGCCCATATTTCTTCATGGGCAGGCCTATGTCCCGGAGACAATGAAAGCGCAAAGAAGCGAAAATCCGGTAAAACAAGGAAAGGGAATGCCCTTCTCCGAACCACCTTAATTACCTGTGCGCATGCAGCTGTTAAGAATAAAAAGTCCTACTTTTATGCGCAATTTATGCGGATCAGTTCACATCGGGGACCGAAACGTGCCTACGTTGCTGTCGCTCATTCCATGCTGATAGCAATTTATCATATCCTCAAGGATAGTGTAGTTTTCAAAGATCTCGGTGCCGAATACTATAATCAGTTCAATAAGGAACGTAAAATCAATGCGTACCTGAAAAAGTTAAAAGCACTTGGCTGGGAGGCTCCTGTAGTTGCCACATAG
- a CDS encoding ImmA/IrrE family metallo-endopeptidase translates to MQEARRREIRIKADSVREKCKVSRYGIINLFIECERLGYKLIRYPLGEEADLGFTMIKDNDTVIFTNSSSRLSREIFTLAHEIGHVILHMDKGSSFIDDNITISGRSVDGNEQEANYFAACLLMPADDVERFLDLELVDFKNNGLSAMDIARIMSEFGVSFDMALNRLENLGKIRTNERLKLDNERNQKRVGNLLRSVGGNAELNVASESIGIPYEYIEYAIYNYNHNVIPRETLGKVLACYQLNMEDISDRLVSHSEDADNLDDLIGGLTD, encoded by the coding sequence ATGCAGGAGGCAAGAAGAAGAGAAATTCGTATTAAAGCGGATTCAGTAAGAGAAAAGTGCAAAGTTAGCAGATATGGAATTATTAATCTTTTTATAGAGTGTGAGAGATTGGGATACAAACTAATCCGATATCCACTTGGGGAAGAAGCGGATCTTGGTTTCACGATGATAAAGGATAATGACACTGTCATTTTTACAAATAGTAGCAGCCGTTTATCAAGAGAGATTTTCACTTTAGCGCATGAAATCGGTCATGTGATTCTTCATATGGATAAAGGAAGTTCCTTTATAGATGATAATATCACTATTTCTGGGAGAAGTGTTGATGGAAATGAGCAGGAAGCAAATTATTTCGCAGCTTGTTTATTGATGCCGGCAGATGATGTGGAGAGATTTTTAGATTTGGAGCTTGTGGATTTCAAGAATAATGGTCTATCGGCGATGGATATAGCCAGGATTATGTCAGAATTTGGTGTTAGCTTTGATATGGCCTTAAATCGTTTGGAGAATCTTGGCAAGATTAGGACAAATGAGCGATTGAAGCTTGACAACGAAAGAAACCAAAAGCGAGTAGGCAATCTCCTGAGAAGTGTTGGTGGTAATGCTGAGTTAAATGTGGCTAGTGAAAGTATAGGGATTCCATATGAGTATATTGAGTATGCTATTTACAATTATAATCATAATGTCATTCCGCGGGAAACACTTGGAAAGGTATTAGCGTGCTATCAGTTGAATATGGAAGATATAAGTGACAGACTTGTATCTCATAGTGAAGATGCGGATAACCTTGATGATTTGATAGGAGGTTTGACAGATTGA
- a CDS encoding helix-turn-helix transcriptional regulator, with amino-acid sequence MNELLGGRIKALRNAKRFTQEQVADLIGISRQKYARIENGTNNINLDVLSKIAGVLGVSVGDITRVLDEVPVVAYRAGEDNSSSKKIFDMIDLFYANKHMYVKLQNDAKG; translated from the coding sequence ATGAACGAATTGTTAGGAGGCCGTATTAAGGCATTAAGAAATGCGAAGCGTTTTACTCAAGAGCAGGTTGCGGATTTAATTGGCATAAGTAGACAGAAGTATGCTCGTATTGAAAATGGAACTAATAATATCAATCTTGATGTCTTATCTAAGATAGCCGGAGTGCTTGGAGTGTCAGTAGGAGACATTACAAGGGTACTTGATGAAGTGCCTGTTGTGGCATATAGAGCTGGCGAGGATAATTCTTCTTCGAAGAAGATTTTTGACATGATCGATTTGTTTTATGCCAATAAACATATGTATGTTAAATTGCAGAATGATGCGAAAGGCTAA